In Panicum virgatum strain AP13 chromosome 5K, P.virgatum_v5, whole genome shotgun sequence, the genomic window AATCTCGCCCATTTTTTTTTACCTTCTTTTAGCTGTCGACAATAGCACTATTATTTCTATGACCAAAAAATATGCCTTACTTATGTGTGATGGAAGGGAATACATTAGGGATGCGTTTGGTTGGAGGAATCAACCAGGACAGAGCCGCTCCATTCCGTTTTTTGCGGTGTTTGGTTGGAGAACGTAGGGATGAACTCATCCCCGAAAGAGGAATATTCCGATTCGGGATGAGTTGGTTCGACAAAAACGACCGAACTAGTTCATCCCACTTCGACGGCGTTCAACTTCCGTCATgcgcctctccctctctctgcttCCTTCCCTCTCCCGTCCGGCAACAAGATGCGGGCTCCTGTGCGATTGAATCGGCGAGAAGTGCGGCCGGGGCAAGCGGCGCGCGGCAGGTGGGGCAGCCGAGCGGTGGCGCCGCGGCTGGGACGACCGTCGCGGCGCAGGGGCCGGGCGGGGCAGGCGGAGGGGCCGCGTGGCCGGGACGACCACCGCGGCGCAGGGGCCTGACGGGGCGGGCGGAGGGGCGACGGCGAAGCTTCGAGCGACGCGAGGTGGACCCTGGGCGGTGCAGTggaggcgcggccggcgcgcgtgGGGCTCGAAGGCAAGGGCGGAGCCAGCCGGCGCGCGCGGAGCTCGGGGAAGACCGGGAAGCGCGGCGCGCGGAGATCCTGGCGGTGGAGGCAGCGCGAacccggagcggcggcgctgggcggacCTTGGGCGGAgggtgacggcggcgcggcgaccagGGCGCGACGAATCTGgcggcacgggcgcgtgggAGCTCCGGTGGAGCAGGAGCTTCTTCCGCGGGCGCGAGCGGAGCTCAGAGGAGGGCGGCGCACAcggagctcgacggcgggcgGAGTGCGGCCGgctcgggcggagctcggcggtggGCAGGGCGCGGCCAagcccgcgacggcggcgggtgcgCCGGGTGCAGAGGCTcacggagagggaggggaggaagaagaccagtgcatgacatgtgggtcccaccaaACGGGTCTAACGGAATAAGAAGTCTGTTAATGCTCATCCTTCCAACCAAACAGAAAATGGAGCCACTCcatccctccaaccaaacataaAAACAGAGTCACTCCATTCCTCCAATCTGGAATGAAACCGCTCCATTCTACCTCGCTCTCCAACCAAACGCACCCTAGGACATCAACCTCAAGTTATCAATTCATTTCACTTTTCAGTTATTGCTATACAAAGTTAAAAAGATCGATTTAGTCTAAAACTAAATGAACGTATGTGTGATAGGAGTACCTGAAATGCTCCAAAGAAAAGCAAAATTTAGCTGCGGAAAAGCAAAATTAGCTGCGGAAATGCTCTACGAGTAGAGAAAGCGAAAAGAAAATCCTTCAGGTCAAAGGGATCCGCCATTATCactggcgccgccggccgcatgGCTACTGGCGAGCCGTCCGCGCGCCCGTCCCCAGATCCACACCACAGGAACCACAGGCAGCCCGCCAGCACGGCACAGCGAAGCTCTTGCTCTCGCGGTATGTCACGTACGCGCTCCATTCCACGTGCCTACTGCTAAAAAATTTGTTCTCGCGCCCGACCCATGGGCCCATGGCCCTCCCCTCCGCTACGGATTCCAGAGCGGATATTAAACGCGCGTGTATAGCAATTAGCAAAGCAAAAGCTCACAGCAAAAGCAACCCAACCgacccgtcgtcgtcgtctcgcGAGTCGCGACTCGCGAGTCGGGACTCGTCTCGTCTCGTCGTTTCCCCTCGGCTTCGACTCGGAGCCCAAGCCAACCCACCCCCCACGCCAGATCCCACCCCGCTCCGAATCGCCGCCACTTTGCTCCCTTCCAGCCCTTCCaggccccgccgcgcctcctcgcctCACCGCGGATCAAAACCCCCGCGTAGCCAGTTTAATCGCGGCCGGTTCGAGCCCTTCGCGGGAGGTGTCGTTCACTGATTGCTCGGAGGATCTCTCCGCGGGGAGGCTCGGGCCcaggactccctccctccctcccagcTCCAGCGCGGGGTCCTCAACCTCGGCGGTCTAGCGGTGAGTTGAAGTTCTCGGTCCCATCTTCCTTCCGCTTGAGATTGTTTTCGGGTTCCGGATTCGCGTCGCGTGGGCGTGTGGGGGTAATGGCGTGCCGTGGTCGCGATCGCTCTCCATCGCATTGGGCGCTTCgccattttttattttgtttctgcTTGCTTGTTTGCTCTTTCGATGACATGGTGGCTTGTGGCGCTGGGATTCTGAGCTCGGTTGCATCCTGAGCTTCCGCGGAGGGTTTAGAGCGGATTTGGTAAAGCAGTTGAGGTGGGCATGGCGTGCCGAATCAAACCTGAGCCGTGGGATGATTTACGCAGCTGTGGGGAATCGGATCCCCCAACCACGCGAATTTGGAAAACAGGAGCAGTGGAGTGCTCGGGGATCGGTGTCGTCATTTTTCTAGGATTCGAGTTTGTTGGAATCTAGTTAGGTCATAATATCTCGTTCCGATTTGATTGTGTTTTCATCAAACTAGAAGTTGGTTACTGCTAAGCTTCCTTCGTCGAAGCTACTTGCCGTATTTGGTACGCGAATCCGGTGAGCTGAGTTGTGCGCGTTCCGCTCGACGGGCTCTGCGCGAACGGCGAGCTCTCTTCCAGTCAGTTTGCCCCTGAACAACCAGCGCCAAAAGCAGTTCCAGAATTTTCCTGATGTTTGCCTGTTACCTATATATTTTGCCTTCTAAGCCATTCATAATGTCACAGAGTCCTGATTGCGTGGGTCACGGGTCCTGAGCTGTGAAGGCAGAGAGACAACAAAAGTAAGGCTTCAGTAGCCGTTCCAGGTCAAGGCATGATGGAGAGGTCGCTGCTGGAGGCACTGGCCACGGCGGCACAGGGAGGCACATCGGGGACATCGGTCCTGAGCATGCTCAAGTATGCCGTGATGCCCATCGCCAAGGTGTTCACCGTCTGCTTCATGGGGTTCCTTATGGCCTCCAAGTACATCAACATCCTCCAGCCCAACGGCCGCAAGCTTCTCAACGGGGTGAGCTTTGTCTCTTGTAATAAATGCTAGCTAATGGATAATGGTATTGGATTTTGTTCAAAGTAGGAATACGTGGAGCAGTAGAGATCTTGATTGTGCTTTCCCTCTACCAAACTGGAGTATTAGACTGACATTTTCATCGTTTGCTGCAGCTTGTGTTTTCGCTTCTGCTTCCTTGCCTTATATTTTCCCAGTTGGGTAGAGCAATCACTATCGAGAAGATGATACAGTGGTAAGGATATGGATTGCTACTGTACCTCAAATTTGTTATTATCTAGTAACATAACATATGCTTCATACAAATGTGCTCTATGGTTGTTGAATTCTGATGTGAGAGCTATTGTCCAAGGAGTTGTTTTTAGCTAATATTCTGTCTACTTTTATGTGCCTCTAGCCCTCTATAGTCTATAATCAGAACCTCCGACCATTATTAGATTACATAAAAGTACAATGAAATAGTCTACTATTGTTGATCTTTCTGGCTGGGTCAATTTTTAAATCATGAACTTCCAAACTAACAAATCAGCTTAGCTAGCACCAATTCCTCCAAAAGGGACAAAAAAGGAGCCAacagaagttgaaggaaatggGCAATCAAGTATTAATTCAGTTATTGAATTTAAGGGTCATTTGGTACTGTCTCTAGGTCAGTGGCGCTactttatttatttaatatacAGACAAATTGCGATCACTAGAGATTGGAGAAACTAGTCCATGTCATTTATTTTGTGAATTGCCATTTTTTTCTTACTGCTTACACTGGGAATATTTATCTTGTAATATAACTTGGTGTTATGCTGTTATAAACTATTCAATCCTCGTTTGTGGGGACACATACCTCATTTTCCTTTCCCTTCTGGCATGTATATGCATTATAAGTGccaattttatttttcttttggaaTAAACTGCTTTAGGAGTATTCTCTGGAGTTCTAATTTGCTAAATAAGTTCTGCTTTTccttttgtatttttctaataGCGTAATATTTTCATGTTTGCAGGTGGTATATTCCAGTAAATATTGTTGTAGGCGCAGTATCTGGCTCTTTGATTGGCTTTGTTGTGGCATCTATCATCAGGCCCCCATATCCATACTTTAAGTTCACTATTATCCATATAGGAATAGGTACCACTTTTGTTTCTAGAAAATAATTTGCATTTGTTTTTCTATTTATCATTCATATATCCAGTATTGATACAGGTCCTCGTGTTTTATGCAGGAAATATTGGAAATATACCTCTGGTCCTCATTGCAGCGTTATGTCGGGATCCATCTAATCCATTTGGTGATTCTGATAAGTGCAACCAAGATGGAAATGCATATATCTCATTTGGTCAATGGGTATGCTGTATTCTCTTCTCTTTCCTCAGCTCATACAATTTCATGTTTCAAAAGTCAGAATCACAACTTTCAAGATCACAGATACAAATAGCTGCTGGGATTGTTCACTCAATGGATCCTTTTCATGTTGCAGGTTGGTGCAATTATTGTTTACACATATGTATTCAAGATGCTTGCTCCACCACCAGGACGGACCTTTGATGGCTCTGAAGATGATGAACTTCCAGTCAAGGGATCTGAAGAGAATGCGGTGCCACAACTCGCCAAATATCCGATTCCAACAAGCACTCACACTAGTGCTGTACCAGAGGATGAGCCTTTGTTATCTGCTGGGGAAGTTCAAAAAGAATATGCCACTTCTGTAGGATCAAAGGTAAGAAAATGTAGTTATGGATTTAAGTTTCAAATGTCAGTGTGATGCTCTTACTTTGTGctgaagaaaataaataaccATGTTTTATGAATACAGATAATGGGCCATGTTAAATGTGTGATTAAATTCCTGAAAGACAAGCAGCTTCTCCAGCCACCAATTATTGCATCTGTATGTATTGCTGTTGCAGTATTCTACTAGTGTATATACACATCATTTATGCATTCTGCACCTTGACTTTATTTTAAAATATGCACAGGCTTTTGCAATTGTCATTGGTGTTGTCCCATTCTTGAAGAATTTTGTGCTTACAGATGATGCGCCTCTCTTCTTTTTCACAGACAGCTGTCTGATTCTTGGGTATTTACATGTCTCTTATCTGCTTCATTTTCAATATACAAATCTTGCCAATAAAGTTACCAAACTTTGACAAATCTTTGATAATATCTGTAACTTTCAGGGAAGCTATGATCCCGTGCATTTTACTTGCTGTCGGTGGCAATCTCGTTGATGGTAAGCACCTATTTTATTTGAAACTCTAGGAAAATTGCGTAGGAGATCAGCCTTAGCAGTTAGCATAACCATCATATGGGGTTTAGAGGCATTTCTTATGAATTTGTCTTTACTCATGTTTATTGCATCAGGTCCTGGTGAAGGAAGTAagaggcttggtgtgcgtacAACCGTTGCTATAATTTTTGCACGGTTGATCTTGGTCCCTCTTGCTGGGGTTGGCATCATCTTGTTAGTTGATAAACTTGGTTTCATTCCGAAAGATGACAAAATGTTCAAGTTTGTCCTGCTACTGCAGCATTCTATGCCCACATCAGTGCTGTCAGGTACGATAAGACATTAAGGAATACTACTTATCATGTGCTTAGGTGTACAGATTCCTCTAATAATGTTGTGTTAGATGAGATCTGTTTTGAGGGGTGGGGTCGTATGTTCCACATGCTAGCAAACCACGTTATGAAATCTGATTGTACATTTTTTTGCAGGTGCCGTTGCAAACTTGAGAGGGTGTGGTAAAGAATCAGCTGCAATCTTGTTCTGGGTTCACATTTTTGCCGTGTTCTCTATGGCAGGATGGATCATTTTCTATTTGAGCTTGCTCTTCTAAGTATGTCGCTCCCTCgtttagctttctcgattttcGCATTTGCACCTGTGCTGCAAGACCTTGCTATTTACTTTGGTCTGATATTTAATCAACTGATCTGCAGACACCTTACCGCACAGGAAGATCTTTGAAAGAAAATATCATCCTAAGTATCACGAAAATAGCGACATTATATGTACAATAGCCTGTAAATCATGGTGACAGCTTCAGAGTCTGTGAATTGTATCAGCATAGATATACGGTAAGTgtggttctgctgctgctgcaagcaGTGGGTGAAGATGGCACCGCGGTGTGTTGCCCTGCAGTTCACAGAGAACCATTTAGATAGGGATGCCAGGTTCTTCCAATCAATACCCAGCTTTTCAGTTTTTCTTTGTTCCAAACAATATAGTACCATGTGATCGTATTCAATCCTCGACAGGGTTCAAGTGTATTTGTCTGAGATGCCTACGTTGAGAGTTCGTGTTCAAATAGTGTAGCTGTACAGATACGTACCTCACCTCTTATGCTGCTGTCCATGCCCATTACGGTGTTTACTGTGAAACCCAACATCATGTCGTATCATGCAGAAACCGTGCCTGTGCCCATTGCTTCCCCATACGTATTCCATGGATCTGATTGTCAGAAATCAAGAACTGCGCGTTTTCTTTTTTGAATGATAAAGAATTGTTCGTTGCGGCACGCGCCATATGATTCCagcatttttcttgtcatcttctgACAGCTGTTCGTGGTATAAAGCTATTCAGATCTCAGATCTGTAGTCGAATGATATGCCGTCTGATCTCTCCATGTTCTTATAGATTCATGATTTCTCCATGTTCTTATAGATTTATGGATCTGGGGCCCTGCAGATCTGAACTAGAGCCATTGAAGCTTGGGTCAATAATTGCGTAACTGAAAGTGGTCCTCAAAAAAGTTTCTTTTAAGAATACAAAACAAAATAGGAAAGAGCTTGAGCTCTGCTGGAATAGAATAGAGTACCGAGATCCGAATCATGCCAGCGCAGTCGTACGCGCAGTTGCCGGGCGAGACAAAAATTTCCACATGGTCGAGCATCGCGTCAGATTCAGGAGAGTGTCGAAACTAATTGTTGGCAGATCAGCCACTCCGTTCGTCCGTCTGTGCACAACGCGA contains:
- the LOC120708472 gene encoding protein PIN-LIKES 6-like, translated to MMERSLLEALATAAQGGTSGTSVLSMLKYAVMPIAKVFTVCFMGFLMASKYINILQPNGRKLLNGLVFSLLLPCLIFSQLGRAITIEKMIQWWYIPVNIVVGAVSGSLIGFVVASIIRPPYPYFKFTIIHIGIGNIGNIPLVLIAALCRDPSNPFGDSDKCNQDGNAYISFGQWVGAIIVYTYVFKMLAPPPGRTFDGSEDDELPVKGSEENAVPQLAKYPIPTSTHTSAVPEDEPLLSAGEVQKEYATSVGSKIMGHVKCVIKFLKDKQLLQPPIIASAFAIVIGVVPFLKNFVLTDDAPLFFFTDSCLILGEAMIPCILLAVGGNLVDGPGEGSKRLGVRTTVAIIFARLILVPLAGVGIILLVDKLGFIPKDDKMFKFVLLLQHSMPTSVLSGAVANLRGCGKESAAILFWVHIFAVFSMAGWIIFYLSLLF